In a genomic window of Lycium ferocissimum isolate CSIRO_LF1 chromosome 9, AGI_CSIRO_Lferr_CH_V1, whole genome shotgun sequence:
- the LOC132029647 gene encoding uncharacterized protein LOC132029647 isoform X2, whose product MLDLLLRILLEKRLVVTALLSAEDAVVLQKLLYDAVITVDHSFLSSGSWFQLPESYFRNLALLWSLVVDNAIQFAREICDQDRLIAYVNAFSESQLPSELLKWVSLQAGTEENRSNPKLTTPKALIKSLFVLEDQGLWVFDHDRLKFHAKAAICNSRPDCFLPEVQPEVKCFGDEEMGDSLDKTFSANYFCTDELPIDGGRKRKDRVKDTDIRGTAVKLVKYNVHESPNREKFLPFSDEDMEVMG is encoded by the exons ATGCTAG ATCTGCTTCTCAGAATTCTTTTGGAAAAAAGGCTTGTGGTCACTGCCTTATTG AGTGCTGAAGATGCAGTTGTTCTACAGAAACTATTGTATGATGCTGTGATAACAGTTGATCATTCATTTCTAAGTTCTGGCAGTTGGTTTCAACTACCCGAATCCTACTTCAGGAACTTGGCTCTACTATGGTCCTTAGTAGTTGATAACGCCATACAGTTTGCTAG GGAAATATGTGATCAAGATAGGCTGATTGCTTATGTAAATGCTTTCTCTGAGTCTCAGCTACCCAGTGAGTTACTTAAATGGGTCTCTCTCCAGGCTGGCACAGAAGAGAACCGGAGTAATCCTAAACTCACGACACCTAAAGCTCTCATAA AGAGCCTTTTTGTCCTGGAAGACCAAGGTCTCTGGGTGTTTGATCATGACAGACTGAAGTTCCATGCCAAGGCAGCAATTTGCAATTCAAGGCCGGACTGCTTTCTCCCTGAAGTTCAGCCTGAAGTCAAATGCTTTGGGGATGAGGAAATGGGCGATTCGTTGGACAAAACATTCTCTGCTAATTACTTTTGTACAGATGAATTGCCTATTGATGGTGGTAGAAAGCGCAAGGATCGAGTGAAGGACACAGATATAAGAGGAACAGCAGTCAAGCTTGTTAAGTACAATGTTCATGAAAGCCCCAATAGAGAGAAGTTTCTTCCTTTCTCTGATGAAGATATGGAAGTGATGGGGTGA
- the LOC132029647 gene encoding uncharacterized protein LOC132029647 isoform X1, translating into MCLSANGFEPMLKESINHFLTSYRNGSSDFSVFESIFFRLIQTMPDPPLEITWFYSAVTFHTSKKSAVFSNAIVAKDLFQLLISCSCSCNGTKKIALLAPLVYVLSDVVCEFKRNGVCLNSEIRDLVEKVSDYVCVCLGDRVNGNGVDEDIVYFEELVGVWMVDRVGKCAKFEENLGIFFPIGSVVEVYKGRNTRCGIRDLAGIVMCEVFLLNLSLKFNSVRFVNEEFQNDARNWAIQTLKQFQNIEFLDLLLRILLEKRLVVTALLSAEDAVVLQKLLYDAVITVDHSFLSSGSWFQLPESYFRNLALLWSLVVDNAIQFAREICDQDRLIAYVNAFSESQLPSELLKWVSLQAGTEENRSNPKLTTPKALIKSLFVLEDQGLWVFDHDRLKFHAKAAICNSRPDCFLPEVQPEVKCFGDEEMGDSLDKTFSANYFCTDELPIDGGRKRKDRVKDTDIRGTAVKLVKYNVHESPNREKFLPFSDEDMEVMG; encoded by the exons ATGTGTTTATCAGCAAATGGCTTTGAGCCTATGTTGAAAGAATCAATCAATCACTTTTTAACCTCATATCGAAATGGAAGTTCTGATTTCTCTGTTTTTGAGTCGATTTTCTTTCGTTTAATCCAAACAATGCCTGACCCACCACTTGAAATTACATGGTTTTACTCTGCTGTTACTTTTCACACCTCAAAAAAATCAGCTGTTTTTAGCAATGCCATTGTTGCTAAAGACCTTTTTCAGTTGCTTATTTCGTGTTCTTGTTCATGTAACGGGACGAAAAAGATTGCTTTACTTGCCCCGTTAGTGTACGTGTTGTCTGATGTCGTTTGTGAGTTTAAGCGAAATGGGGTGTGTTTGAATAGTGAAATTAGGGACTTGGTAGAGAAAGTTAGTgattatgtatgtgtatgtttgGGTGATCGCGTAAACGGGAACGGGGTTGATGAGGATATTGTTTATTTTGAGGAATTGGTTGGGGTTTGGATGGTTGATCGGGTTGGGAAGTGTGCGAAATTTGAGGAGAATTTAGGGATTTTCTTTCCGATTGGGAGTGTTGTTGAGGTTTACAAGGGTCGAAATACGAGGTGTGGGATAAGGGATTTAGCTGGGATCGTAATGTGTGAGGTGTTCTTGCTTAATTTGTCTTTGAAGTTTAATAGTGTGAGGTTTGTAAATGAGGAGTTCCAAAACGATGCACGAAATTGGGCAATTCAGACTCTCAAGCAGTtccaaaatattgaatttttag ATCTGCTTCTCAGAATTCTTTTGGAAAAAAGGCTTGTGGTCACTGCCTTATTG AGTGCTGAAGATGCAGTTGTTCTACAGAAACTATTGTATGATGCTGTGATAACAGTTGATCATTCATTTCTAAGTTCTGGCAGTTGGTTTCAACTACCCGAATCCTACTTCAGGAACTTGGCTCTACTATGGTCCTTAGTAGTTGATAACGCCATACAGTTTGCTAG GGAAATATGTGATCAAGATAGGCTGATTGCTTATGTAAATGCTTTCTCTGAGTCTCAGCTACCCAGTGAGTTACTTAAATGGGTCTCTCTCCAGGCTGGCACAGAAGAGAACCGGAGTAATCCTAAACTCACGACACCTAAAGCTCTCATAA AGAGCCTTTTTGTCCTGGAAGACCAAGGTCTCTGGGTGTTTGATCATGACAGACTGAAGTTCCATGCCAAGGCAGCAATTTGCAATTCAAGGCCGGACTGCTTTCTCCCTGAAGTTCAGCCTGAAGTCAAATGCTTTGGGGATGAGGAAATGGGCGATTCGTTGGACAAAACATTCTCTGCTAATTACTTTTGTACAGATGAATTGCCTATTGATGGTGGTAGAAAGCGCAAGGATCGAGTGAAGGACACAGATATAAGAGGAACAGCAGTCAAGCTTGTTAAGTACAATGTTCATGAAAGCCCCAATAGAGAGAAGTTTCTTCCTTTCTCTGATGAAGATATGGAAGTGATGGGGTGA